In Gymnogyps californianus isolate 813 chromosome 1, ASM1813914v2, whole genome shotgun sequence, the following are encoded in one genomic region:
- the SYCE3 gene encoding synaptonemal complex central element protein 3, whose translation MAESEPQEGNYDNMVKMVEDLNRDLEKLLEEMEKLTVQATWMAYDMVVIRTNPDLANSMRRLEDAFLSCKEEMEKKWQEVLSESKGEEQKKE comes from the exons ATGGCCGAATCAGAACCTCAGGAAGGAAACTACGATAACATGGTAAAGATGGTGGAGGACCTGAACAGGGACTTAGAAAAACTGCtggaggaaatggaaaaactaACAG TGCAGGCAACCTGGATGGCATATGACATGGTAGTCATACGTACCAACCCAGACCTGGCCAACTCCATGAGACGTTTGGAAGATGCCTTCCTGAGTTGCaaagaagagatggagaagaaatgGCAAGAGGTGCTAAGTGAATCTAAAGGTgaagagcaaaaaaaggaataa